In Luteitalea sp. TBR-22, one genomic interval encodes:
- a CDS encoding deoxynucleoside kinase, with protein MDARYLAIEGPPGVGKAVLAERLGQRLDASLVLDDVENPFAADRKARTTGAAFQAQLFHLLARHRQQETLRQGDLFAQVTVCDYLFDKDRIFAYLTLDDNELFIYQRLYELLARDLPTPDVVVYLQCPTDRLRKRLRERDRRAAARRGDEEDIGELNDAFNHFFFHYTSAPLLVVETSSLDLDWQDEDVEDLLRQVEHMQQGTQYYVPRQR; from the coding sequence GTGGACGCGCGCTACCTCGCCATCGAGGGCCCTCCCGGCGTCGGCAAGGCAGTGCTCGCGGAACGGCTCGGCCAGCGCCTCGACGCCAGCCTCGTCCTCGACGACGTCGAGAATCCGTTTGCCGCCGATCGGAAGGCGCGAACCACCGGGGCGGCCTTCCAGGCCCAGCTCTTCCATCTGCTGGCCAGGCATCGCCAGCAGGAAACGCTCAGGCAGGGCGACCTGTTCGCACAGGTCACGGTGTGCGACTACCTGTTCGACAAGGACCGGATCTTCGCCTACCTCACCCTCGACGACAACGAGCTGTTCATCTACCAGCGCCTGTACGAACTCCTGGCGCGCGACCTCCCCACTCCCGACGTGGTCGTGTACCTCCAGTGCCCGACCGACCGGCTGCGCAAGCGGCTCCGCGAGCGCGACCGGCGCGCCGCCGCGCGCCGCGGCGACGAGGAGGACATCGGCGAGCTGAACGACGCGTTCAACCACTTCTTCTTCCACTACACCAGCGCCCCGCTGCTCGTGGTCGAGACCTCCTCGCTCGACCTCGACTGGCAGGACGAGGACGTCGAGGACCTGCTCCGGCAGGTCGAGCACATGCAGCAGGGCACCCAGTACTACGTGCCACGTCAGCGGTGA
- the accD gene encoding acetyl-CoA carboxylase, carboxyltransferase subunit beta gives MAWFKRVPKPIAPAQKTSRIPEGVWVKCPDCGQALYKKDLDDNLQVCPKCAHHFRLGAADRLAMLFDGPWVEHDRDLASTDPLAFIDTKPYSQRLRTAQEASGLKDAIICGTGTIEGIETEVAAMEYSFIGGSMGVVVGEKITRAIERGLQHRRPVVVVSCSGGARMMEGTLSLMQMAKVSAALARLDRAGLPYLSVLTDPTTGGVTASFAMLGDLNIAEPKALIGFAGPRVIEQTIRQKLPEGFQRAEFLVEHGMVDMIVDRRKLKGAIAAALRFMHTPA, from the coding sequence ATGGCCTGGTTCAAGCGCGTCCCGAAGCCCATCGCCCCGGCACAGAAGACCAGCCGCATCCCCGAGGGTGTGTGGGTCAAGTGCCCCGACTGCGGGCAGGCCCTGTACAAGAAGGACCTCGACGACAACCTGCAGGTCTGCCCGAAGTGCGCCCACCACTTCCGGCTCGGCGCCGCCGACCGCCTGGCGATGCTGTTCGACGGGCCCTGGGTCGAGCACGACCGCGACCTCGCCTCCACCGACCCGCTCGCGTTCATCGACACCAAGCCGTACTCGCAGCGCCTCCGCACGGCGCAGGAAGCCAGCGGTCTCAAGGACGCCATCATCTGCGGCACCGGGACGATCGAGGGCATCGAGACCGAGGTCGCGGCGATGGAGTACTCCTTCATCGGCGGCAGCATGGGCGTCGTGGTCGGCGAGAAGATCACGCGCGCCATCGAGCGCGGCCTGCAGCACCGACGCCCCGTCGTGGTGGTGTCGTGCTCGGGCGGGGCGCGCATGATGGAGGGCACGCTCTCCCTGATGCAGATGGCCAAGGTCAGCGCCGCGCTCGCGCGCCTCGATCGCGCCGGCCTGCCCTACCTCTCGGTGCTCACCGATCCCACCACCGGCGGCGTCACCGCGAGCTTCGCGATGCTGGGCGACCTCAACATCGCCGAGCCCAAGGCGCTCATCGGGTTTGCCGGCCCCCGCGTCATCGAGCAGACGATCCGCCAGAAGCTTCCCGAAGGCTTCCAGCGCGCCGAGTTCCTCGTCGAGCACGGCATGGTCGACATGATCGTCGACCGCCGCAAGCTGAAGGGCGCCATCGCCGCCGCGCTGAGGTTCATGCACACGCCGGCATGA
- a CDS encoding folylpolyglutamate synthase/dihydrofolate synthase family protein, whose amino-acid sequence MTPQQRLATREFFGIKLGLDTMRALIGALDHPERSFLPIIVAGTNGKGSVTAMVARALRAAGLRTGRYTSPHLTHLTERFAIDDRDVDDEALDAALAAVFEAEERLLAAGALPGPATYFELTTAAAFVIFRAAGVRVAVVEVGLGGRHDATNVVEAPWAAITSIGMDHMAQLGNTLALIAAEKAGVIMPGATVVSGVTEDEPATVIAETCAARAATLIRAGEQARLEVEEDDGDCVVAIDTPRRRYRRVRLALRGRHQAANALVAVRLLEALEAAGIGGGAEAIVTGLADARWPGRLERQVMPGGSTVVLDGAHNPAGAEALATWWRSAGFAPATLVTACMRDKDVEGLLRPLLPLADAVIATAVPFARALPAAELSERIAALAPALAVTVAPSPAEAMAAAAERHARVVVAGSLFLVGAAREWLARQGGPSQPA is encoded by the coding sequence ATGACGCCGCAGCAGCGCCTCGCCACCCGCGAGTTCTTCGGCATCAAGCTCGGGCTCGACACCATGCGGGCGCTGATCGGCGCCCTCGACCACCCCGAGCGCAGCTTCCTCCCCATCATCGTCGCGGGCACCAACGGCAAGGGCTCGGTCACCGCGATGGTCGCGCGCGCCCTGCGCGCCGCGGGGTTGCGCACCGGTCGGTACACGTCACCGCACCTCACCCACCTCACCGAACGCTTCGCCATCGACGACCGGGATGTCGACGACGAGGCGCTCGACGCGGCGCTGGCAGCCGTGTTCGAGGCCGAGGAGCGGCTCCTGGCGGCAGGCGCCCTGCCGGGCCCGGCCACGTACTTCGAGCTGACCACGGCCGCGGCGTTCGTGATCTTCCGTGCGGCCGGGGTGCGGGTCGCCGTCGTGGAAGTGGGCCTCGGCGGCCGGCACGACGCCACCAACGTGGTGGAGGCGCCGTGGGCCGCGATCACCTCGATCGGCATGGACCACATGGCGCAACTCGGCAACACGCTGGCGCTCATCGCCGCCGAGAAGGCCGGCGTGATCATGCCGGGCGCCACGGTGGTGAGTGGAGTCACCGAGGACGAGCCCGCGACCGTGATCGCCGAGACGTGCGCGGCACGTGCGGCGACGCTGATCCGCGCCGGCGAGCAGGCGCGTCTGGAGGTGGAGGAGGACGACGGCGACTGCGTGGTGGCCATCGACACGCCCAGGCGCCGCTATCGGCGCGTCCGGCTCGCCTTGCGCGGCCGTCACCAGGCGGCCAACGCGCTGGTCGCCGTGCGCCTGCTCGAGGCACTCGAAGCCGCCGGCATCGGCGGCGGCGCCGAGGCGATCGTGACGGGCCTGGCCGACGCCCGCTGGCCGGGACGCCTCGAACGGCAGGTGATGCCCGGAGGCTCGACCGTCGTGCTCGACGGGGCACACAATCCCGCCGGCGCCGAGGCCCTGGCCACCTGGTGGCGCAGCGCCGGCTTCGCCCCCGCGACGCTGGTCACCGCGTGCATGCGCGACAAGGACGTCGAGGGCCTGCTCCGCCCGCTGCTGCCGCTTGCCGACGCCGTGATCGCGACCGCCGTGCCTTTCGCTCGCGCGCTCCCCGCGGCGGAGCTCTCCGAGCGCATCGCGGCGCTCGCGCCCGCCCTCGCCGTGACGGTCGCGCCCTCGCCGGCCGAGGCGATGGCCGCGGCCGCCGAGCGGCATGCGCGGGTGGTCGTCGCCGGCTCGCTGTTCCTCGTCGGCGCGGCGCGTGAGTGGCTCGCGCGGCAGGGCGGGCCGTCGCAACCTGCGTGA
- a CDS encoding LPS-assembly protein LptD, whose amino-acid sequence MHSTNTLRVLALLFALTTLLPAAGRAQQVPGFKVTKQLKIEISGNTYHLEGQVEMEQGNQKFYADQVDYDTGTRVMVATGNVVYTSPQTRIAADKLEYSLDTKIGIFHNATGSTYLGEKVDKSFFGTQEPDALFYGEKIEKVGPKRYKITHGGFTSCVQPTPRWELVSSTALVELDEYAVLTNTTLKVKGVPMFYLPVMYYPIQSDDRATGFLLPTYGSSTVRGQSISNAFFWAINRSQDATIYHDWFTKRGQGVGAEYRYVAGTGSQGSFTTYYLKEKEASYDTSTGPVTTPAATNYEIRANVAQVLPFNLRARGNIDYFSSIVTRATFNQNPYDWSSRTRSMRGNLSGTWGRQSLSATYDTTELFYSETSSSLQGGTPRLSYNLAQSRIGETPFYYALGSEWVALARVDTDTNREFDQSLQRFDVTPTLRVPFNKWPFLTFNSSVAYHYTRWSESYVKDANNRDVQAEVPITRSYFDLRTDIVGPKFTKVWDTPDNGYAEKYKHTIEPIFTLQRLTAFDDFDRIVKLEGYDFTYGGTTRIAYGLVNRFTAKRRSGESAARTRDFLTLGITQSYYSDPRASLYDFGAYPLNYFGRLPSNFSPINFSAQFSPNPRTNVTTRLDWDDRAGEFQSIRLNGQYGLREWLDVSGGWSQRKFSFFPDRPDKFFNASTTFKTRANRFGGTYAFYYDIGRSVMMDQRIVGYYNAQCCGVVVEFQQYNFPQYSTFAVPQDRRFNIGFTLAGLGTFSNFLGAFGGNTGRTGSFGSRSF is encoded by the coding sequence GTGCACTCGACCAACACGCTCCGTGTCCTCGCGCTCCTGTTCGCCCTGACGACGCTGCTGCCGGCAGCGGGACGCGCGCAGCAGGTGCCGGGCTTCAAGGTGACCAAGCAGCTGAAGATCGAGATCAGCGGCAACACCTACCACCTCGAGGGCCAGGTGGAGATGGAGCAGGGCAACCAGAAGTTCTACGCCGATCAGGTCGACTACGACACGGGCACGCGCGTGATGGTGGCGACCGGCAACGTCGTCTACACGTCGCCGCAGACGCGCATCGCGGCCGACAAGCTCGAGTACAGCCTCGACACCAAGATCGGCATCTTCCACAACGCAACGGGCTCGACCTACCTCGGCGAGAAGGTCGACAAGAGCTTCTTCGGCACGCAGGAGCCCGACGCGCTGTTCTACGGCGAGAAGATCGAGAAGGTCGGGCCCAAGCGCTACAAGATCACGCACGGTGGCTTCACCAGCTGCGTGCAGCCGACGCCGCGGTGGGAGCTCGTGTCGAGCACCGCGCTGGTGGAACTCGACGAGTACGCGGTGCTGACCAACACCACCCTCAAGGTGAAGGGCGTGCCGATGTTCTACCTGCCGGTCATGTACTACCCGATCCAGAGCGACGATCGGGCGACCGGCTTCCTCCTGCCGACCTACGGATCGTCGACGGTGCGCGGGCAGAGCATCAGCAACGCGTTCTTCTGGGCGATCAACCGCAGCCAGGACGCGACCATCTACCACGACTGGTTCACCAAGCGCGGCCAGGGGGTCGGCGCGGAGTATCGCTACGTCGCAGGCACCGGCTCGCAGGGCTCCTTCACCACCTACTACCTCAAGGAGAAGGAAGCGAGCTACGACACCTCGACCGGCCCGGTGACGACGCCGGCCGCCACCAACTACGAGATCCGCGCCAACGTGGCGCAGGTGCTCCCGTTCAACCTGCGGGCCCGCGGCAACATCGACTACTTCTCGAGCATCGTCACGCGGGCGACGTTCAACCAGAACCCGTACGACTGGTCGTCGCGCACCCGCAGCATGCGCGGCAACCTGTCGGGCACCTGGGGCCGCCAGAGCCTGAGCGCCACCTACGACACGACCGAGCTGTTCTACTCGGAGACCTCGTCGAGCCTGCAGGGCGGCACGCCGCGCCTCTCGTACAACCTGGCGCAGAGCCGCATCGGCGAGACGCCCTTCTACTACGCGCTGGGCTCGGAGTGGGTGGCGCTGGCCCGCGTCGACACGGACACCAACCGCGAGTTCGACCAGTCGCTGCAGCGGTTCGACGTCACGCCGACGCTGCGGGTCCCGTTCAACAAGTGGCCGTTCCTCACGTTCAACTCGTCGGTGGCGTACCACTACACGCGGTGGAGCGAGAGCTACGTCAAGGACGCCAACAACCGCGACGTGCAGGCCGAGGTGCCGATCACCCGCAGCTACTTCGACCTGCGCACCGACATCGTCGGGCCGAAGTTCACCAAGGTGTGGGACACGCCCGACAACGGCTACGCCGAGAAGTACAAGCACACGATCGAGCCGATCTTCACGCTGCAGCGCCTCACCGCGTTCGACGACTTCGACCGCATCGTCAAGCTCGAGGGCTACGACTTCACCTACGGCGGCACCACCCGCATCGCCTACGGCCTGGTCAACCGGTTCACCGCCAAGCGCCGGTCTGGCGAGTCGGCGGCGCGGACCCGCGACTTCCTGACGCTCGGCATCACGCAGAGCTACTACAGCGACCCGCGGGCCAGCCTGTACGACTTCGGCGCGTACCCGCTGAACTACTTCGGCCGGTTGCCGAGCAACTTCTCGCCGATCAACTTCAGCGCGCAGTTCTCGCCCAACCCGCGCACCAACGTCACGACGCGTCTGGACTGGGACGATCGCGCCGGCGAGTTCCAGAGCATCCGCCTCAACGGCCAGTACGGGCTGAGGGAGTGGCTGGACGTGAGCGGCGGCTGGAGCCAGCGCAAGTTCTCGTTCTTCCCGGATCGGCCCGACAAGTTCTTCAACGCCAGCACGACGTTCAAGACGCGCGCGAACCGGTTCGGCGGAACCTACGCGTTCTACTACGACATCGGCCGGTCGGTGATGATGGACCAGCGCATCGTGGGCTACTACAACGCCCAGTGCTGCGGCGTGGTGGTCGAGTTCCAGCAGTACAACTTCCCGCAGTATTCAACGTTCGCCGTGCCGCAGGACCGTCGCTTCAACATCGGGTTCACCCTGGCGGGCCTCGGCACGTTCTCGAACTTCCTCGGCGCGTTCGGCGGCAACACCGGGCGCACGGGCAGCTTCGGCAGCCGGTCGTTCTGA